The nucleotide sequence TTCTGGCATAACCAACCATCCCATTGTTGCTGCTGACATCGGTGCCGGGACAGGCATTGGCTCCCGGCAACTGGCAGACCAAGGAGTGCAAGTGATTGCGGTGGAACCGGGGGCTGAGATGCGGAATGGGGCGGTACCCTACGATGGTGTGAACTTTGTGGAAGGGACTGCCGAGCAGGTGCCGCTGGAAACGGCATCGGTCGATTTAGTCACCTCCTTCCAGGCGTTTCACTGGTTCGACTTTGCCCAAAGCCTGAAGGAATTCCACCGCATCCTCAAGCCAGATGGCCGTTTGGCTCTAGTCTGGAACTTCTGGGATCAGCAGGATACGGTTTCTCATGCCTACACCAAAAGCCTCTACCAGGCATCCAAACCGGCAGATAAGTATTTGAAACCAGCCGAAAAGTTCTCCCTTGAGGGCGGATTTAATGCCCTCCGCTACCAGCTATTCTGGTATGGCGTTTACTTGCCCTACTTTAAGAATCTGCGGCGTTACATCTTCACCTTTGAGCAGTTTCTAGATCTGGAGGGGCTGATTGGACTGGCTCGTAGTCAGGGGTCTACGCCACAATCGGGGGTGGAGTTGGCAAGGCTGGAGGCAAAGCTTGCGGAGTTGTACGATCGCTACGCTACTCCCCAGGGCCAGGTGCGCCTACGCTACGAAACCCACCTTTATCTGGCTCATAAGAACTGATGTCGAGGCAGGTAGATGATGGAAGAAATTACGATTCCCGAACCGCTCTGGTCACTGCTGCGCTGCTGCGAGGTGAACTGCGTAGCTGCCTGCTGCGGTCTAGTAGCTTGTCAAGAAAGAATTGAGGGATAGAGTCGCTTAAGTTTGATGCGAGCATCTTCAGTCGTAAATTGCCAATCAATGGTGCGAGATTGATCATTTCTGCGTTCTTCCCAAGCAGCAATTTCCCGTTTCAACGTATCTTGATCTGGGATGCGACGATCCAAGCACTGACGGGCTAAAACACTGAGTTCAATTTCTGCCATGTTAAGCCAACTGCCATGTTTTGGTGTGTAATGAATCTCTAATTTGTCTAGAATCCGCTTGGCTTCTTGAGGTGCAAACGTCTCATACAAGGCAGATGGGTCATGAATATTGAGTTGGTCATGCACGATGGTAATCCATTCGGCATCGGGGTAACGCACATCCACCAGATATTTCATTTGTTTGGCATAGTCTTGTTTGGTGCGCCGTTCAGTGACTTCTACATGCCGCCATCCAGCTAAGGGTTCAGAAATCATGAAGAGATTACAGACCCCATTGCGTTCATATTCATAGTCATAGCGCTTCGGTTGACCGGGTTGGGGGGGGGGGAACTTGCGTTTCGAGGACTAATTGTTTGCTGGTTTCATCGAAACAAACGACCGGGTAGCGCGGGTCATAAGGGCGTGTATAAACGCTCAAAACATCTTCCATGTAGTAAACAAACTCGCCATTGGACTTCGGCGGAATTACCCAGCATTCCTGCAACCAGGGTTTGAGTTCGTTTTTTTCAGCGTTTGCCGCACGGTTTCATGCGAAATGCTCTCTACATATCCCAACTCAACCAGTTGGTCTGCTAACAGGCGGACGCTCCATTTCCCTTGTCCTTCAGGAGTCTCGGCACACGCCAGCGCAATCAAATGCGCTTCTTGTTCGCCATCGAGTAAGCGGGGCTTGGTTCGACTTGGAGTTTGACGCCCTAAGGCAGCCTCTAAACTCTGTGCAACAAAGCGTTGCCGGACTCGTTCAATCGTAGATACGCTAATATCGAGTGCATCACTGATATCTTGATCCCGCCAACCGCCGCCTTCCTGGTTGATGTCAGCTTTCAGCAAAATTCGAGCATGATTGAGTTTATAAACGGATGTTTTTCCGGTTGTTGTCAGACTTTCTAAAGTCTCCCGCTCTTCACAGCTAAGGGCTACGATGTATCTCTTTTGGGGCATGGTTGGTAAGAGGTATCTGCCTCTCCATTCTCCCCTAATCTATCCATCAAAACAAAGTTGACAGACTACTAGATGCCTTTGACTTTAGCCCCGCACATGTCCAGAAATGGATGGCTCAAACCGATGCTCAAATCCTAAACCAAGCGCGCGACCAATTGCAGGTTTTAGTCCACTCTATGGTTGACCCAACCTGTACCTATTCCTCTGAGCAACTCAACTTTTGGGGCAACTATTCCGCCTGGAAACCTTTATTCAACCAATGGGAGACTTTAATTATGCCGTTAGATCAAGCCATTCCCATCCTGCTTTCACAGGATATTTCTAAAAGTGTTGACTTCTATCAAAAGCTGGGTTTTGAGAGTCATTATCCAGTCAATGCAACCACCGATTACGTCATTCTATGCCGGGGTTCACTAGAAATTCATCTCTCTTTCTTTCCAGAAATTGTGCCTTCAGAGTCGCATCTGGCCTGCTATTTACGAGTTGCCCACGTAGATGAATTATTTCAAGCATTTCAAACCTTAAAACTACCCGCGGAAGGCATTCCTCGCCTCGGCTCCTTAGAAGATAAACCCTGGGGAATGCGGGAATTTTATGTCGTTGATCCGGATGGAAATCTATTAAAAATAGGGCAGGTGATTGCAGAGTGAAAGCCATCCTCATTGTTCTGGGGAATCCTCCCAATCCCGATGGCAGCGTGAGTCGCATCCTTCAATCCAGGTTAGATTTGGCGATCGCGCTCTATCACACAGGTAAGGTTCACAAACTGATTCTGGCCGGAAGTGCTGTTTACAATCAACATATAGAAGCAAAAATCATGGAAAAATATTGCCTGGAACAAGGAGTTAAGGCAATCGATATATATGTCGAATGTTTATCAAGAAATACTTACGAAAATGCACTATATTCTGCATCTATAGTTCATTCTAAAAGTCAACATCCAGTCATCGTGATCACTTCTCATTTTCATCGACTCCGAACAACAATCATCTTTCAGCATTACTTTAAACACTTTCAAATTTTGACTCCTCCATTGATATGGACAGACTTTGTCAGATCTTGGCATCTTTATCTTTGGGAAATCTATTTGACAACAAAGTTACTTGTTCTAGGTGATGACAGGTTGACAAGAAAGTCTATTTCTCCTTAAACAATTTAGGATCAGTATTCAGCAAAATGACAACCTATCGACTAGAGGATTTAGGCTGTGGTGAAGCACTCCGTGCGATCCTGCGGGAAGAGATTTCAGACGCAGAAATTGCAGCGATTGAATCTACCATCCGGCCCTTTGTTGCTATCGAAACTACGGTTTCCGGAAGTAATTCGCCCCTACCCTGGGAAAGCCGATTTGGTGGAAGACCTTATCTTCCCACAGGAACTGACTATCCTCACATTGACGGCAAACCAGCACCCTTGCTAGCCCAGATCAATTTTGCCGAGGTGCCTCCGTTAGAAGGGTTTCCTACGTCAGGGATCTTGCAGTTCTATGCAGTGGACAAGCCCACCTGGCAATGGAACCATTCCTGGTTCGCCACAGAAGGCCGGACATCAATGTCCTATGGAGAACTCATGGAACTGGCAGGGGCAAAGGTTCTCTTTTTCCCAGAGCCTATCCTCTCGGTTAAAGCGGTGACCACTGACTTCAGGTTTCTCCCCTCGTTTGAGCATTCGCTCGTACCGGAGAGACTTGATCTCCGCTTTCAAATCCAACTTGCACCGATGGATGTAGGCGGTTTAAACACCTGGGTCGAAACATTGAGGGAAAGCGAATTCTTTGCTGAAAACTATGACTATGCGCTTAGAGAACTTAGCGATCGCACCAGCAATGATCCGTCGCTAGAAGAAGCCGCACACCTTTTGTATGGTGACGGACACCGTTTGGGTGGCTATCCCGCCTTTAGCCAATCTGATCCTCGCACGCAACTGTTTCCCCTCGCTTTTGGTGAAAGCTTTCCGCCCTATGATTTGCTGTTCCGGATGGTGGGTCAACCGGGAGTGAATCTGCATGATTCAATTCTTTATTTCTTAATTCCACCTGCTGATTTGCAAAGCAGAGATTTTTCTAACGTTCTGTTTTATAGCGATCGCTAGTGAACTCAATTAGTGAACCCAACCTCAGGAGTCCAGAATGAACCCAAATTCTCAGGCCACATTTTCGGGAGGCAGCAATATTGCCCTTAAAATTCCTCGATTTCGGTTTGCAGAAACCGTTGCTTTTTATCGCGATACATTGCGATTACCTTACCTGGGACAACGGGACACCTCCTATGTATTTCAGTTTGGAACGATGCGACTGTGGTTGGATGAAGTGGGAGCATCGCAGTTGGGCAACAGGCAGCCCTCATCCCCCAACCCCTTCTCCCAAAAAGGGCGAAGGGGAGCCGGATTTTCAAGTCCCTCTCCCGTTCTGGGAGAGGGATTTAGGGTGAGGGTCGCATTTCGCGGCCACTGGATCTCGGACCCCGCAGGGGTAGTGCATCTCCTTTCCCACAATGAGGAGGTGCAACTGGTATGAGTGACGCTTTGCCACAGTACTCAAGTGCTGAGGACTATTATCAGGCCGGGTTAGCGGCGTTAGAAAATTGGTCTACCCACCAGGATGCGATCGCTCTGTTTCAGCAGGCCGTTGAGCTAGATCCCGAACACCTGGATGCCTGGTACGCGCTAGCCAAACAGCAGCAAGAAACCGCAAACTATGCTGAAGCGTTGGCTGCCTGCGATCGCATCCTCACCCTAAACCCAGACCATAGCCAAGCCTGGGCTTGCCGAGCGGCAGCACTGCATGACCTCCAACGGTTTGCAGAAGCCATCGATAGCTACGAACGGGCACTCGCAGGGTTTGCTGATTTACCAGATGTTGAGTTGTTGGACCACTGTAGTCTGTGGGCAAACCGGGGGAGTCTCTTGGCTCACCTAGGGCGACCAGAAGACGCGATCGCCAGCTATGACGAGGCGATCGCCCTTTTAGAAGCAGAAGACGATCCAGAAAACGACCAGGCATTGGGGTCTTATTACGGAGACAAGGGCAATATCCTTTTCAGCCTGGAGCGATATGTAGAGGCCATTGATACCTACAACCAGGCGATCTTTCTGGAGGCAACCGCCCAGGA is from Leptothermofonsia sichuanensis E412 and encodes:
- a CDS encoding class I SAM-dependent methyltransferase: MTEPFPFYQGYDCYRARYPKDAIAQILSGITNHPIVAADIGAGTGIGSRQLADQGVQVIAVEPGAEMRNGAVPYDGVNFVEGTAEQVPLETASVDLVTSFQAFHWFDFAQSLKEFHRILKPDGRLALVWNFWDQQDTVSHAYTKSLYQASKPADKYLKPAEKFSLEGGFNALRYQLFWYGVYLPYFKNLRRYIFTFEQFLDLEGLIGLARSQGSTPQSGVELARLEAKLAELYDRYATPQGQVRLRYETHLYLAHKN
- a CDS encoding DUF6331 family protein produces the protein MEEITIPEPLWSLLRCCEVNCVAACCGLVACQERIEG
- a CDS encoding DUF6331 family protein, with protein sequence MHQNKVDRLLDAFDFSPAHVQKWMAQTDAQILNQARDQLQVLVHSMVDPTCTYSSEQLNFWGNYSAWKPLFNQWETLIMPLDQAIPILLSQDISKSVDFYQKLGFESHYPVNATTDYVILCRGSLEIHLSFFPEIVPSESHLACYLRVAHVDELFQAFQTLKLPAEGIPRLGSLEDKPWGMREFYVVDPDGNLLKIGQVIAE
- a CDS encoding YdcF family protein, with product MKAILIVLGNPPNPDGSVSRILQSRLDLAIALYHTGKVHKLILAGSAVYNQHIEAKIMEKYCLEQGVKAIDIYVECLSRNTYENALYSASIVHSKSQHPVIVITSHFHRLRTTIIFQHYFKHFQILTPPLIWTDFVRSWHLYLWEIYLTTKLLVLGDDRLTRKSISP
- a CDS encoding YwqG family protein, producing MTTYRLEDLGCGEALRAILREEISDAEIAAIESTIRPFVAIETTVSGSNSPLPWESRFGGRPYLPTGTDYPHIDGKPAPLLAQINFAEVPPLEGFPTSGILQFYAVDKPTWQWNHSWFATEGRTSMSYGELMELAGAKVLFFPEPILSVKAVTTDFRFLPSFEHSLVPERLDLRFQIQLAPMDVGGLNTWVETLRESEFFAENYDYALRELSDRTSNDPSLEEAAHLLYGDGHRLGGYPAFSQSDPRTQLFPLAFGESFPPYDLLFRMVGQPGVNLHDSILYFLIPPADLQSRDFSNVLFYSDR
- a CDS encoding tetratricopeptide repeat protein: MSDALPQYSSAEDYYQAGLAALENWSTHQDAIALFQQAVELDPEHLDAWYALAKQQQETANYAEALAACDRILTLNPDHSQAWACRAAALHDLQRFAEAIDSYERALAGFADLPDVELLDHCSLWANRGSLLAHLGRPEDAIASYDEAIALLEAEDDPENDQALGSYYGDKGNILFSLERYVEAIDTYNQAIFLEATAQENRNKAYVLLGQEQKLLDAYDQQLNDFPEADNSPNQHGETPDWIWRQKGDVLMQAERYEEALVAYQKAFELNPNWHDLAINDALEKLNYPEHEVFALLLENYDRALG